The Dermochelys coriacea isolate rDerCor1 chromosome 7, rDerCor1.pri.v4, whole genome shotgun sequence sequence AATTCCCTCTGTCCCTTTAAACACCCcaccctgaaaggtttttttcCATATTGAAAGGATGTCTCCACCCACCTTAGATTGAACAGAGCAGATTTAAAAAGGGGGTTGGGGATTAACAAGCAACACTGTCATTTAAGAAGCACCCACTAGAGCTCTTCCCCACTAGGGAAATAAAGCACTTACAGGAAAGCGTGCAGTGCTGGGGttttaaggctaagattttcaaaaatgaagcaAGAGATTTAGATGCCCAGCTCTTGTTAAAGTTAACAGGGCTGGTGTATTTAAACCCCTTTGGCTCATGTCCAAACCAAGACACAGGCCGAGTTGTTCAAAATAGCCTATCTGCACTGAATGGATAAGGCAAAGCAGTTTGGACTCCTGGCATGTCACCACACCCAACTTGAAATAGACCAACCATCAACCTCAGAAAGGCAAGGAGCTTGTTCCTTCCAACAGCTGCACAACCAGCGAGGAAACCTGCTGCAGTCAATTACTGATCCTTTGTATTAATACCCCAGTGTGTCTTCTTCACAGATGAACAAAGATTCATGTGGAGGAGTCACCCATTTCCTGCACCAGCAACTCACTTGTCCAAGAAAAATATCCCATCAACAGAAAGGGTGATACTTATAAGCCTAACGTACAAACACCTCCAAAAAGTGGGCCAAGTTCCTGGGGCAGGAAGTAGATGTAGAAGCCAGGAAGGGATTTTTAGGGCTAGTGAGATGTCTTGAGCCAATCGGCCCAGACAGGAGGCTTGTTTCTTAGTGAAGCATCGGCAGCAAAGCAATCTTCCCCGCTTCGCTTCACTGAACACCTCATGCCTACCTCTCCTGGACTGAATTAGCTATGGACCAGAGGCGAGGCCAGCTTTGAAATCAGACTCACCCAGCTGAATTGCAAAAGGTCTTAAAGCTGCTACGCACTCAGTTCACGCAGAAATGCAGGCGGGGTTATGTCGGAATCGCTACACCCCTTCCTTGCCCTACTCCCGCACAGGTTTGAAAATGGAATGACCCACTAGGGGATATAGCCAAGACACTTCAACATTCTACCAAATGGGGAATGGACCAACGCCCTGCGCGGGAGACCGGACGAATCCCTCTCCTCAAGGGGAGGTAACATTCAGGGACAGGAGAGTTTCCCCACTCAGGACTAGCGAGGTGCTGCGGGACCCTGACGCGCTGCACTGATGGGCACATGCAGGCAGGTTCTGGCCCTGCACTCCGTGAAGCCTGTGCCGACGGGACGCTTCGCCCCGGGGGAAAGACACAGAGCTCTGGGGCAGGAACGATGCAGAGCATGCTCGCCATCAGGACAGCTCTCAGAGGCCTAGGAGCGCAGAGGGGTGGGCAAGATTATCTCAGCGCAACACTGGCTCAGCGAGGTGGCATGGCTGCTCTTCCcttcatttacatcagtgccaactgaaatcaatggtgttgTGCCAGCACAGGTACAGTAGAACCACACTGGGAGGCTTCCACCACCAGGGGTAAGGAGGGGGTGTCAGTGCCCACAAAGAACACTCAAAGCAACATAACCAGAGGAGCCCCAGCACCGAAGGGCCTAGGCTGGAATGTCTGCAAAAGAGGGACTAGACAGGACTTTCGATGCAGCAAGCTGGGATCCCACTGGTATAAATTAACACAGAATAACTTAGAGAGGCTCCTAGCCCAGAGGAGAGCCAGTGTGCTGGGCACAGGGCATGCCCCTAGATGGATCGGTCCATTGCTCCCTGTGCACCGGCGAAGATGGCACTCAGCCCTGCTCCAGGCTTTCCGTTGGAGTCTGCACAGCGGAGTAGGAGGTAGAGCCGTGCGAGAACTGGCGGGTGAAGAAGGAGGCTGTCCGCTTGGGTTTCACACGCTTGATCTCTTTACCTGAAGCCCAGGAAGCAGGGTAagaaggtggggaggagagatACAGGTACAAGTGAGCCCTGGATTCATCCACTGGACTCCACGGGGCCACAGCTTAATGGAAGAAGCTGAAAATGGCTAACAAAATGACTGCTTCCCCCGAGAGTCACAGCAGAGTTTAAGGCAGGATACACGGGTTCTATCCTCAactctggggatgggggagccGGGAGCCAgcacgcctgggttctctccctggctctggaggggagtggagtctagtgggttacagtagcaggggctgggagccaggacccctgggttctatctcAGGCTCTGCCACTTACTCACCCACCTGTTTGGTGCCCCCGATAATGGGGTGATAATGGAGCTATGAGACTCCACTGGGTGTgactctagagcagaggtggacaaactacatgtggcccatgggaccgtcctgcctggcccctggctcagggaggtggatgggcagtcaggaaggagaggggggttggatgggggacAGTTAGGGGTGAGAGGTCtcggggcggtcagggagaaggggtggttggatggggcaggagtcccgggggggcaatcaggaagggggggttggatagggtggcggggggcagttaggggcagaggGTCCGGTCAGGGGACTGAGaatggggggtggatggggaagggtccccggggggctgtcagggaactggggggttggatggggcaggagtcctggggggggccgTCAAGGGGcaagaagtgtgtgggggggtcagatagagggtgggggccgggccatgcctagctgtttggggaggcacagcctcccctaaccggccctccatacaatttcagaaacctgatacGGCCCTCAGGACAAAACGTTTGCCCGCCACCGCTAGAGCGAGAGAGATACAGGAGGTTCCAGCGGACTGGTAGAGGGCAGGGAAGCCCCAACCTTCCAAGCTGGGTGCAGCCCCACAGgacaaccccccgccccctgcttaCCGTCCTCAATGTAGTCTATGGTGGCGAGGTGCTGGATGCGGCTGCAGACCACGCTGTTCTGCCGCCGCAGCTTGGGGCGCTGCTTGCTGGCCAGAGATGGCAGCGTGGGGCTCTGGAGGTTGCTGTTCTCTGGGGCCGATGCCTCCGTTCCTGCGCTCAGCTCCAGGCAGTACTCGATAAGGCCGCTCATCAGCTctgcctgcagggagcaggggttgGCGGTCAGCTGGGCCTTCCCCACCAGGGCGcggtggggactggctggctcagggaggtggggaatgggacaggaGGCCGTTCCTCCAGAGGGGGCTCCAGGTCTGATCCGGCCCCATGCAGGGGAgattggctggctcagggaaTGGGGCCTGGGGACTTTCCCCTCTAACCCAGCCCCAAGAAGAGCCTGTTCCCAGTCCGGTGGCTGTTTGTTGGCCTGTGAAAAAATCCAGGCTCCAGTAGGGGAAGACGGCCAGTGCTGGGATGGGAGCATTGCTCCGAGCACGGACTATACCCCCTGCCGCTTGCTGGCAGCCTCGGTGGGACAGCCAGAAGCTGGATGGGGCCCACAGACCAAAAACACCCCAGAGATCCCAGTCACCTGCTTGGAGTAAATCTTCAGCAGCTTGTTGACCAGGGTCCCTTCGTTTTCCCCATCGAACTCCAGCCAGAGAATGTGCTCCTCCTCCTCATCGGGGTACGTGTGGTCCCATGAGAGCTCCTGGAACCGCAGGCCCAGCAAGACATGCTGCAATAGAAAGAGGGATGGTGCATGGGACCTCTCTCCCCCAGGGTGTGCCAGCTACAATCCAGACCCAGGGCGGGGGTACTGGCTGGCTGGCTTGTGGGGTAGGGAATGGGACATAGGGTCTTTCCCTTCTAGGGGGCACTGTCTGTGATCCGGCCCCATAGCAgcgggactggctggctcagcatCATGGAAAACAGAGGACACATGTGGGCAACATTAGGAGGCACTAGAGTGTATGGGGAGCAGCATAGGGGACTCTGGGCGGTACAGGGAGGATCTGGGCAGCACTAGAAGGCGCTGTAGGGATACGGGGGATCCAGAGACAGCCTCCAGCCATGTCCCCAAAAGAGCAGCATATGTCCCCGTGCACAGCTCTCATGCACCCCTCGCCACTGGATCCCCTAAGCAGCATTACCTTCTCCTTGCTGTCCATGACGTACACACCCTCCAAGCTGATGGCAACCAACACTGCCTTGCGTCCTCCCCGGTGCAGGAAGCCCTGGGCTGGCTTGTCAATCTCCCCATAGAAGAAAGCacagctggagagagaaagaCATATCCGTTGCACCAAGGCAGGTAGGCCTCACATGGGGAAGTGCTCGGATTGCACAAGCGCTCACTAACAGAACTGGGAAGGCTTTGGGATTTGTCCCCCTGGGCACCATATTCCTCCCTCATGTCCCCTGAACCACAGATAGCAAAGATACAGGCGCTGTTGTGAGATCTTGTCACACTATGGCCAGGAAATGGTTCTTACACAGCTAGGTCACTGCCTGAGGGGCCAGGGAAGACCATGAATAGGGGAGATGGTGGAATTAATGGGATTGCTGGGCTGGGATTACCAACTCCCTCCTGCTCACGCCACTGACAGGTGCAGGAGTTGCCAGGTTATTCAGCAGCCAAGTGCCCAGACTCACCCATAGTACGGCAGCTGGTGGCACCTCTGCAGATAGGCCCGGTAGTGCTGGCGCAGAGCCTCAGGCTCTTCACAGGCTGCCTCCTCCCGCACTGCTTGGTaggcctggagcagcccctgctcgtAGGCCGGCTGCTTGGCCCCCCGCTTCCACAGCGCCGTCAGCAGGCTGTGCCCCCGCCGGCACAGGTGAGCAGGCAGGAAGGTCTCCAGATTCTCCCTGCAGGGACAGCACAGTTCTCAGAACAgggggcagcagccccccccatgACCCCCAGGGCTAGAACAGCTCCTTCTGCTTCAACACCCCCCACTCCTCGGCTatgactcccccctcccccctgcaaccctcttcactgagATTCCACCCTCCCCCATTATGGGAGCCACCTGATCCAGTTAACCATCCCCCTCCAGGCTATggcagcccccttcccctccagctccccccaagATTGTAACTTGTGTGGGTACCACCGGTCTGCTGGttagcgggggctgggagccagtacTCCTGGGTGCTATTTCGAGCTCTGCCACGATCAGGATTCAGAAGCATCACAGCTTACAGAGTATTTACGAGTACATCCCTTGCATCAACTCCTTTCTTGCCGACCCATGTAGGGAGGCTTTCCCCTTCTGAACACATACAGGCTGGAGGGGCCACATTTGAAACAGCTGCAACTATATTCACCAGGAGAGGTGGGTGTTGCACAGCTACAAGCACCGCCCCAATGAATAGCACCATTGTTCACAAGCAAGCCCAGTTAAGCTGCCCCATAGACAGAGCATTGCTGGGTGGGACAACGAGCTATTATCCTGGCTCAGGATCCCAGCCAAACTCGCACTGTGGGATCAGCATACCCCCTATCAGGGGCATccagctgcacagagaatggGGGAAACCTGCCTCATCTTCATCTGCCAGCATGACTCCAAGCAAGGGAAAGCACATTCAGcagtgggactgggagctggtgctcctcggttctattcccagctccaggaAAGGAGTTAGAggaacagggggctgggagccaggattcctgggttccattcccagttctgGGATGGAAGTATACTCAACTAGATTAAGGATGTCAAACATACAGCCTGCAGACCAAGTGTGGCCTGTATGATGTATTTGTGGCTTGCATAACATTCAAGTGGTACAAAATCTGAAGCTTCCCAACGTCATCAGAGTGTGACTGATATCACAGCGTCTGCCACGAGCTTGACACAATAGCTCAGAGATAGAGTGGGGGGAATGCCCTGAGTGCAAGCAACACAGTGAGGCcggcctgagtctgcagagagcctgaactAATTGCTTTGGGTAGGGGAAGGGAAAACTGCCCTGAATGTAACTGACCCACCTGAGTCTCTAATTATACTTTAAGGGGTCCATTCCCCATGCCTCAAACTATTCTCACTGGAGTTCAAGCTCTCAGAGGACAAGTGTCAGACTATTCCAtggctgatcattttagcagatggaaagggagagggagtggggagcaaCTGTTGTAGGGAAGggagagcagagagaaaaaacaaggagagaaagagaaaggaaggtggGAGAATGAAGAACCAAAGTGGGAAAACAACGATCAGACCACAGCTTTGCTCCTGGACCGATATTGAATGCAGGAACAGAAAAGTACCTGATGGAGTTGAGTGTAGAGCCTTTGCAAGCTCTATGGCATTTCTCTGTATAGACATAACAATAGTTGTTGACTGTTGCATCTGAACATTCCCTGAattttcagggaatgttctaggcatcaatggCCAGAACCCaatggattttggggggaaaatggaaAAACCACTGGGGGAAAATATGGAGGACACATGGAACCTCTGCCATTTGATTCACACAACCAGTGTCAAGCACTTGTGCAACTGTGTATAAATCAAACAAGTAGTCGATGGCACCATTAACGCCTCCAGCATAACATcactcctgcttctccctgctcaTCCTCCCAAGAGTAACACATTGACACCCCGAATGACTGATTGCCCAGACGAACAGAAaaatggggggatggaggggaggatgGGAGCATGCACACAACCCCTGGCACAGAGAGGATAATGGGGGATCCTGATATGGGGATAGGGGGAATGCATGACATACAGAacccctggcatgggggagaTTGGGGGCAGGgtttgcagggagtccctgagaTGGAGGGTGGCACACAGGGAACTGTGGAGGGATGTATGAAGCCCCGTGCAATGCGCTTGGCCTACGTAAGCTACCAAGCGTACAGCCCTCAGCAACTACATAAAGACTGCTCTCCCCTTGCTCCCAGGGCCAGTCCCACACCAAGACCAGTGGGAGATCTACTGGGCATCCAAGGGGGAGTACATAGGCCTGAGCTTATACCCCGGCCCACAGTTAAAAGGCTGATCCTCCAGATGACCGATGCCCCTGCTCTAGACCGtgcccccacttcttcccctGCAATGCCCTCCCCCCCATTACTTCAAGGCACAGGCCGTATGCTGGTCCTGGTCATAGGGACCCAGCTGCAGCCTGCAGACCAGGGCCCCCAACTGCTCGCAGTCCTCCATGTCACACGGGTAGCGTCCCTCCAGGATGTTGAACTTGGCCTCTTCGTAGAGCAGCCGCAGGACAGCCTCGTTTTCGATCTGCGGGCCAAAGAATGTGATCAAAGCAAAGGCCAGAAAGTGGCTCCAGTTCCACCTCTGGTTCAAGCTGGGCTGCCTAGGAGGTTAATTTCCAGGCCAAAAGGGCTTagttgatcatctagtctgatctcccatctgacacaggccattacatttcacccaccTACCCCTGCATTGAGCCTAGTCTCTGATCGATCTCTTCCAGCCTCGATGTGATGGCTTCAAAAGATTGAGACTCTGCCACTCTCCTTGAGAGTTCGCTGCAGTGGTTAATCACCTGCACTGTTAAAAAcggtgccttatttctagttggaacgtgtctggcttcaacttccacccATTGGTTCctcttctgcctttctctgctaggttaagagccctgtagcagagctggctggcaagCAATTCCATTGCATGGAAAATTGTGaagtttcaacatttgtttttgttctgatgaGAGAATGAAACCGAAAACTTTCAAAATTTCttatgccctcccccccccccaggaagcactcacccaggatgtgggggACCCAGGTTCAATACCCTGCTCCCAATTTAAAACtgacagagcaaggacttgaacctgggtttctcACATCCCAGGAAAGTGCCCTACCCATTGCACCACTGGCCTGCCTCTCTTGGTGGCCCTCCCAGATCTGGAGAAGCTTCCCCTGTTACATGCGTCAAAAGGGGTTTCTGCTGAGTTTTGGTTTCCACAATCTggcattttccaaacaaaaatcaCGTTGACAAATTCCCGACTAGTTCTGTCCTTTTGGTATGTGGGCTTTTCTCCCCACGAAGATATCCCGCACTAACTGATCCTCTCTCAATCTGCTTCGTAATAAAATGAACAGACTGAGCTGCTTCGCTGCATGGCACTGGGAACAGAGTTAAATTAAACCGAATTTTCAACTTCTGTGGAGATGTTGTAACCAGCTATAACTCAAATCTGTGGTTAACCAATGTGACTTTCCCCCTGTAGATGAGGCCTAAGGAACCAGAGCAGGAGGCAGAGGGACCAATTTCATAGCTCGACACAAAGTCCAGAACACCAGGTTGGTCGTAGCAAGATTTTACAAAAGATTAGAGACAGAGCAGATGTTTTTGTAGGAGGAATGGTCTTATGGCCCAGCATTGGGATGCAGGACACCttagttctgttcctggctctgccaccaactcccttgtgtgaccttgggcaagtcacttccctctctgtgtttcagtttccccatttgtataaGAGCAAAAATAATCCCCCATCTCTCTGGGACTGTCTCTCAGGATGTATCCATGCAGTGCCCCACATGATGTGGCCTGGGGGATAGTccgtgcagtgcctggcacaacaggggccATGATCTGGGCTGCCAGGGAGGGGACACCCGTGCAGAGCTTCTGCAACAGAAATTGCGAATGACGAGGCTGGGATTTCCCGAGGACCCCATCTCTTGTGGGTTTAGGCTCTTAACTCTCCAGATAATCAGAGGTTAAATAATAAGAAGTTGATCAATATGCAAAAGGCCTTGCCACACAGTCATAGAAGTGAGTGACACCAGCAGAGGAGACTCAGACAGGAGCCCATGTGCTCACCTGCAGCTCCCGTCTCTTCGAAAAAAACACGTTCCTTCTGAACTGTAGGGAAGGCTCATCTGGGAGATGAAAGAGACTCCAGTAAAGACATGTATGTGGTCAAAAGAGTCTGCTTTACCACTGCCTCCTGGAAACTGGGGAGCCAGCCaggccagagctgggaagagaatccCAGAATCCCAGGTACCAACCCCACTAGACTCCCTCCCCCAACTGGGGATAGACTCCCACTCCccactctaacccactagatgcccccccttccccagctgggactagaacctatAATTCCTAACTCCCAAAGCTTTCACCCACTTGACCACATCCCTCTAGGAGTCTTGGctcttttcacacacacacacacacacacacacacacacccagctctagCCGTTGGCGTATACTCGTCTCTGTACAACTAAGCCAGACAGTATGAGCTCAGCAATTGGAGGAGGGCATTCCAAGGTCAAGGCGGGGGTGTCAGCAGGCCAGGAAGGAGCGAGGAAGCTTCACACACGCACCCTGCATGATCTCATCCTCCCGACAATCAGTGAAACGCAAGAGCAGCTCCTGCCACTGGCGGCACACCTTGTATGGCTGGTGCTTCGGCTTCAGCTGCACCTctaagacagaaagagagagtctCTAACAGAGCATCAGCTACAGCCCAAAGTTGGTATTAATATTActgtggaacccaggagtcctggctcccagccgccactgctctaacccactgCACTCCACTCTCCTCCCAGCCGTCAGGACAGAATCACAGTACTATGAATAATGCACACTCCagaatggggccccaatcttggcTGAGACCTCTATGAATTACTGTCATACTACCAATAATGCACACCCCCTAAAGAGACCCTGTTGTCATCTGGAtcttctaggcactaccataatagaaataaaaGACCAGCCCACCTAGACCACTTATAAGCACCTGCTAAATTCATCACTGCCAGGGTCCAGGGACAGTCAGCAGGCGGTGTGGGATGGGAGAACTcaaacaccccaccccccaccttgtGAATGCTCCCTCTGTCCCTACAGacctgggagagggggcagaggaggggtaaCAGCTGCGCTCCTGACCATTGGAGTCCCAAGCAGGCCATCCACACAGCAGGTTGGGATGCCACAGGGGGAGACGGTGCTGCTAACCAAGGGCAGCAGAAGCACAGGTGGCAATGGAGACTGGCAGATGGAAAACCACACCCCAAAACCTCATTGATCTGAAGCATATTCCACTTCCTGAAATGCAGTTCTTTATAGTGCACCTGTCGGCATAGCTAAGACGGTGTGTCTgtcaggctgtgggaggggggttcagggctggggcagggagttgggatgcagtgCTTACCTAAGGGGGatccccggaagcggccagcaggtccctgCAGCgcctaggcggaggggccagggggttccatgtgctgcccctgcctgcaggcaccgcccccacagcttccattggctgcgattcctggccaatgggagctgcagagccagcgtgGAAACCCCCTGGCCTTCCCTCCccttaggagctgcagggacacgcCGGCCGCTTCCGGGGAAGTGCGGAACTGggtaaggagcctgccagccaccaaacaccccccagcaccagcgggggtccaCTCCGGGGCTGTGTACTGCCACctgccacccctccctcccccagcggGGGTCTCGGGCCGTGCACCGCGGCTCTTTCCCCACCCACACCAAGCACCCGTGGCCCGCTCCTCcctccgtgaatttttgtttactgcctgtgaccggtccatgacttttactaaaaataccccgtGACTAAAACTTAGCCTTAGTTCTAGCATCTAGGCACCCAGACAGAGACTGAGCCCTGTACTACAACAGCTTGTACTAATAGTAATGCTGGCTTCCAGGCTCtgtgctctaacccactagaccccacgcccctcccagagctggggaaagaacccagtcTCACTCCCAGTCTCCCTTCACACTGGAGGGCATCAAACCCAGCAATACTGGTTGCATCTGCTAGAAAGACTAAGACAGTCGGACGTTGCTGGGACTATTACCGGGAGAGGGTTAATGAAAACCAGCAGGCTGGGGGAGGTCTGAGAGAGTAAGCAAGGAACATCTGACAGGTTACAGCAGGGATGTGCTAGGGATGAAAGCTGATGGGAGATAAGGGAACAGATGTAAGCCAGGAGACAAAAACAACAGCTAAGCTAGCTGGAACAGTGCCATGAAATGATTCATTTTGCCTGGATGTTCCTTGGAAGTTTCCGTTCTGCTCCCAACATGCTCCCAGCTGGGAAGACTCAGGATCAACAGCCGCAGGTTGACCCAATGCCTGCCATTCAACACttcctgttaacacccctccgGCTGGGGGCTCAGGCCCCACAGGGCAGAGCCAATTGAAGGACTTTTGCACAGAGTTCCTGGTTGCACTTAAAGCACGATCGTCCGGTAAGTGTGCAAGAGAGGGAATGTTACTAGTGTTCATCACAGTAAATCAATGCAACATCACATGCTCAGTGAGGAACTCCTGTATAAACAGTCCCTGCACCCCACTCTAGGGGCAGCCGTACCTCAGTACC is a genomic window containing:
- the FRMD8 gene encoding FERM domain-containing protein 8 isoform X2 translates to MEGADGAAVPPNSADRSHRSSISSMCARSLDVLVYLIDDTAVQLSVDNLMSVTVHELHRIVRDALQLPECAMEVFSLWLISPLLEVQLKPKHQPYKVCRQWQELLLRFTDCREDEIMQDEPSLQFRRNVFFSKRRELQIENEAVLRLLYEEAKFNILEGRYPCDMEDCEQLGALVCRLQLGPYDQDQHTACALKENLETFLPAHLCRRGHSLLTALWKRGAKQPAYEQGLLQAYQAVREEAACEEPEALRQHYRAYLQRCHQLPYYGCAFFYGEIDKPAQGFLHRGGRKAVLVAISLEGVYVMDSKEKHVLLGLRFQELSWDHTYPDEEEEHILWLEFDGENEGTLVNKLLKIYSKQAELMSGLIEYCLELSAGTEASAPENSNLQSPTLPSLASKQRPKLRRQNSVVCSRIQHLATIDYIEDGKEIKRVKPKRTASFFTRQFSHGSTSYSAVQTPTESLEQG
- the FRMD8 gene encoding FERM domain-containing protein 8 isoform X3, encoding MSVTVHELHRIVRDALQLPECAMEVFSLWLISPLLEVQLKPKHQPYKVCRQWQELLLRFTDCREDEIMQDEPSLQFRRNVFFSKRRELQIENEAVLRLLYEEAKFNILEGRYPCDMEDCEQLGALVCRLQLGPYDQDQHTACALKENLETFLPAHLCRRGHSLLTALWKRGAKQPAYEQGLLQAYQAVREEAACEEPEALRQHYRAYLQRCHQLPYYGCAFFYGEIDKPAQGFLHRGGRKAVLVAISLEGVYVMDSKEKHVLLGLRFQELSWDHTYPDEEEEHILWLEFDGENEGTLVNKLLKIYSKQAELMSGLIEYCLELSAGTEASAPENSNLQSPTLPSLASKQRPKLRRQNSVVCSRIQHLATIDYIEDGKEIKRVKPKRTASFFTRQFSHGSTSYSAVQTPTESLEQG
- the FRMD8 gene encoding FERM domain-containing protein 8 isoform X1 codes for the protein MFVCLQMEGADGAAVPPNSADRSHRSSISSMCARSLDVLVYLIDDTAVQLSVDNLMSVTVHELHRIVRDALQLPECAMEVFSLWLISPLLEVQLKPKHQPYKVCRQWQELLLRFTDCREDEIMQDEPSLQFRRNVFFSKRRELQIENEAVLRLLYEEAKFNILEGRYPCDMEDCEQLGALVCRLQLGPYDQDQHTACALKENLETFLPAHLCRRGHSLLTALWKRGAKQPAYEQGLLQAYQAVREEAACEEPEALRQHYRAYLQRCHQLPYYGCAFFYGEIDKPAQGFLHRGGRKAVLVAISLEGVYVMDSKEKHVLLGLRFQELSWDHTYPDEEEEHILWLEFDGENEGTLVNKLLKIYSKQAELMSGLIEYCLELSAGTEASAPENSNLQSPTLPSLASKQRPKLRRQNSVVCSRIQHLATIDYIEDGKEIKRVKPKRTASFFTRQFSHGSTSYSAVQTPTESLEQG